From the Gramella sp. Hel_I_59 genome, one window contains:
- a CDS encoding MarR family transcriptional regulator yields MKEKTIDYVLRATWMAVSKMYNEEAGKAGSTMATGFALLSIDPEEGTPSTSLGPKMGMEATSLSRILKTMEEKGLIERKRNPHDGRSVLIYLTDFGKEMRDYSKRVVLRFDESVKENVSDRDLKTFIQVANTITGLISEKKIYTEEISVKQ; encoded by the coding sequence ATGAAGGAGAAAACCATAGATTATGTTTTACGTGCCACCTGGATGGCTGTTTCTAAAATGTATAATGAAGAAGCAGGTAAGGCTGGAAGTACGATGGCTACAGGTTTTGCCTTATTGAGTATAGATCCGGAAGAAGGAACCCCATCTACCTCATTGGGTCCAAAAATGGGAATGGAAGCTACCAGCCTTTCGCGAATTTTGAAAACTATGGAAGAAAAAGGTTTAATAGAAAGAAAACGCAATCCACATGATGGACGTAGCGTGCTTATCTATTTAACAGATTTCGGAAAAGAAATGCGCGATTATTCTAAGAGAGTAGTTTTGAGATTCGATGAGTCTGTAAAAGAAAATGTGAGCGATAGGGATCTTAAAACTTTTATACAGGTGGCAAATACGATCACTGGTCTTATTAGTGAGAAGAAAATATATACTGAAGAAATTAGTGTAAAACAATAA